Proteins from a genomic interval of Actinoalloteichus hymeniacidonis:
- a CDS encoding ABC transporter substrate-binding protein, with amino-acid sequence MSSPGPRRTIALLSGLALLFVAGCSTAADDRPGGSSGLITGPGITDTTIQLGALTDLTGPYAALSSSIVNAQQLAVDEINEAGGICGRSLEMVVRDHGYDVQQALGAYTEIGPTVAAMPQLLGSPILAALLDDLAADEMLTFPQSWDSTLLGRPEIQIPGNTYDVDMINAIDFLVRGAHLAEGDAIGHVYFENEYGENALRGAEFAAESAGVTIVEQRVSPTDQDMTAQVAALRAADVTAVLLSAGPAQTASFVGVAAAGGWEVPVVGNTPAYASQLLETAVAPALTEMFFMVSGAPAASSEIPGVQALVESYRAAYPDADIDGGVLSGYGVLQFLADALRIACEQGDLSRAGIIAAHRTQGLVEGDLGMAMDFSDPDRPPSFDSYVLRPEVGAAGGLVQVEPAGRASTVDDYVFPPTG; translated from the coding sequence ATGAGCTCTCCCGGACCCCGAAGAACGATCGCCCTTCTCTCGGGCCTCGCCCTGTTGTTCGTCGCGGGATGCAGCACCGCAGCCGACGACCGCCCCGGCGGCAGCTCGGGGCTGATCACCGGACCCGGTATCACCGACACCACCATCCAACTGGGGGCGCTCACCGATCTGACCGGTCCGTATGCGGCCCTGAGCAGCAGCATCGTCAACGCCCAGCAGTTGGCCGTGGACGAGATCAACGAGGCGGGCGGCATCTGTGGTCGTTCGCTGGAGATGGTGGTCCGCGACCACGGCTACGACGTACAGCAGGCGTTGGGCGCCTACACCGAGATCGGCCCCACCGTCGCGGCGATGCCGCAACTGCTCGGCTCCCCGATCCTGGCGGCCCTGCTCGACGATCTGGCCGCCGACGAGATGCTGACCTTCCCGCAGAGCTGGGATTCCACCCTGCTGGGCAGACCCGAGATCCAGATTCCCGGCAACACCTACGACGTCGACATGATCAACGCGATCGACTTCCTCGTTCGGGGCGCCCACCTCGCCGAGGGCGATGCGATCGGGCACGTCTACTTCGAGAACGAGTACGGCGAGAACGCGCTGCGCGGTGCCGAGTTCGCCGCCGAGTCGGCGGGCGTGACCATCGTCGAGCAGCGGGTCAGCCCGACCGATCAGGACATGACCGCGCAGGTCGCCGCGTTACGGGCCGCCGACGTGACCGCCGTGCTCCTCAGCGCGGGCCCCGCGCAGACGGCGTCCTTCGTGGGCGTGGCCGCTGCGGGCGGCTGGGAGGTCCCGGTGGTCGGCAACACCCCGGCCTACGCCTCCCAACTTCTGGAGACGGCGGTGGCGCCAGCCCTGACCGAGATGTTCTTCATGGTCTCCGGCGCCCCGGCGGCATCGAGTGAGATCCCGGGCGTGCAGGCGCTGGTCGAGTCCTACCGGGCCGCCTATCCGGACGCCGACATCGACGGCGGGGTGCTCTCCGGATACGGCGTGCTCCAGTTCCTCGCCGATGCCCTGCGGATCGCCTGCGAACAGGGCGATCTGAGCCGGGCAGGCATCATCGCCGCCCACCGAACCCAGGGACTCGTCGAAGGCGACCTGGGCATGGCGATGGACTTCTCCGACCCCGACCGACCGCCGTCCTTCGATTCCTACGTGCTGCGCCCCGAGGTCGGAGCTGCGGGCGGACTCGTCCAGGTCGAACCGGCAGGCCGGGCGTCCACCGTCGACGACTACGTCTTCCCACCGACCGGCTGA
- a CDS encoding branched-chain amino acid ABC transporter permease produces the protein MSEPPEVPVRARRIPHAGALAAAGGVALLLGLPFVLPPLWLQTGLFAMAAAIGAIGLTLLTGSAGQLSLGHSFFLAVGAYGYVWAAGESGESTAGLGLPGPVAAILAVALAGVAGGLFSPISGRLRGMYLGVATLALVFIGHHVLLELESVTGGFNGRSVPPLTIPGFGFTDDDPAGLLVLGHPFGALERLWYLGVVLVAIAWITARNLLRGRPGRALGALRDSEIAASVMGVSVARYRSGAFVVSSMYAGAAGVLIALVFRRVVPDYFGFALALDYLAMIVIGGLGSVGGAILGAAFVTSLPQLLTQYADSLPLVVAPGSTEPGVTPAELSRYLYGLAIVLVLLFTRQGLIGLLRRLRPAHRRPPPQETRSRPAEATDDDVGPDAAGEKGHHTATAKEPTT, from the coding sequence GTGTCTGAACCCCCCGAGGTCCCGGTTCGCGCCCGTCGGATTCCCCACGCCGGGGCGCTCGCGGCGGCGGGCGGTGTGGCGCTGCTGCTCGGACTGCCCTTCGTCCTGCCCCCGCTGTGGTTGCAGACCGGACTGTTCGCCATGGCGGCGGCGATCGGCGCCATCGGCCTCACCCTGTTGACCGGTTCGGCGGGGCAGCTCTCCCTCGGGCATTCCTTCTTTCTCGCCGTGGGCGCCTACGGCTATGTGTGGGCGGCGGGGGAGTCGGGCGAGTCCACGGCCGGGCTCGGCTTGCCGGGTCCCGTCGCGGCGATCCTCGCCGTGGCGCTCGCCGGAGTGGCGGGCGGCCTGTTCAGCCCGATCTCGGGTCGGCTGCGCGGGATGTATCTGGGGGTGGCCACGCTCGCGCTGGTCTTCATCGGCCACCACGTCCTGCTCGAACTGGAGTCGGTCACCGGCGGATTCAACGGCCGGTCGGTGCCACCGCTGACCATCCCGGGTTTCGGGTTCACCGACGACGACCCCGCCGGCCTGCTGGTGTTGGGCCACCCCTTCGGCGCCCTCGAACGCCTCTGGTATCTCGGGGTGGTCCTGGTCGCGATCGCCTGGATCACCGCACGCAACCTGCTGCGCGGTCGGCCGGGCCGAGCGTTGGGAGCACTGCGGGACAGCGAGATCGCCGCCTCGGTGATGGGCGTCTCCGTCGCGCGATACCGCTCCGGCGCCTTTGTGGTGTCCTCGATGTACGCGGGCGCGGCCGGGGTGCTGATCGCCCTGGTGTTCCGCCGGGTCGTACCGGACTACTTCGGCTTCGCCCTGGCACTGGACTACCTGGCGATGATCGTCATCGGCGGGCTGGGCTCGGTGGGCGGCGCCATCCTCGGCGCCGCGTTCGTCACGTCGCTGCCGCAGTTGCTCACCCAGTACGCCGACAGCCTTCCCCTGGTGGTGGCGCCGGGATCCACCGAACCGGGTGTGACCCCGGCCGAGCTGTCCCGCTATCTCTACGGGTTGGCGATCGTGCTCGTCCTGCTGTTCACGAGGCAGGGCCTGATCGGCCTGTTGCGCAGGCTGCGACCCGCACACCGGCGACCACCACCGCAGGAGACCCGGTCCAGGCCCGCCGAGGCGACCGATGACGACGTCGGCCCCGACGCTGCGGGCGAGAAGGGCCACCACACCGCCACCGCGAAGGAGCCGACGACATGA
- a CDS encoding branched-chain amino acid ABC transporter permease, with the protein MTSLPEVLLNGLSLGSVYALIAVGFVVIFRASGVMNFAHGSLLLFGGYLTAVLHTPLGFLAALACAIVASAALAGLIELLCMRRRPAETHVLAIVTIGVDILLLTELARRIGPDVLDLGDPWGAGVLSGGGITVAQSRVVSVVVAVALVSLLVAAFRWSSWGLAMRAAAADREAAALMGVRLGRMRLLAWCVAGALACVAAVFLTAFPTPGLDRATGELALRAFPAAVLGGMDSVAGALIGSVLIGVTEAAAAGYQSSLGPIGEGLGDIAPYVVLVLVLLVRPQGLLGTRETIRV; encoded by the coding sequence ATGACGAGCCTGCCGGAGGTGTTGCTCAACGGGCTGTCCCTCGGCTCGGTGTACGCGTTGATCGCGGTCGGCTTCGTGGTGATCTTCCGGGCCTCCGGCGTGATGAATTTCGCGCACGGCTCGCTGTTGCTGTTCGGCGGCTACTTGACCGCCGTTCTGCACACCCCGCTGGGATTCCTGGCCGCGCTCGCCTGCGCCATCGTCGCGTCCGCAGCATTAGCCGGACTGATCGAGCTGCTCTGCATGCGGCGGCGGCCTGCCGAGACACACGTGTTGGCGATCGTCACCATCGGCGTCGACATCCTGCTCCTCACCGAACTCGCCCGGCGGATCGGCCCGGACGTGCTGGACCTCGGGGATCCGTGGGGAGCCGGGGTGCTCTCCGGCGGCGGGATCACCGTGGCCCAGTCCAGAGTGGTCTCGGTGGTGGTCGCGGTGGCACTGGTGTCCCTGCTCGTCGCCGCCTTCCGCTGGTCGTCGTGGGGACTGGCGATGCGGGCCGCCGCCGCCGATCGTGAGGCCGCAGCCCTGATGGGGGTGCGGCTGGGACGGATGCGACTGCTCGCCTGGTGCGTCGCGGGCGCGCTGGCCTGTGTGGCGGCCGTCTTCCTCACCGCCTTCCCGACCCCCGGTCTGGACCGGGCCACCGGTGAACTGGCGTTGCGCGCTTTCCCCGCCGCAGTGCTCGGTGGGATGGACTCTGTGGCGGGCGCCCTGATCGGAAGCGTGTTGATCGGGGTCACCGAGGCTGCGGCTGCCGGCTACCAGAGCAGTCTCGGCCCGATCGGCGAGGGTCTCGGCGACATCGCGCCCTATGTGGTGCTGGTGCTGGTGCTGTTGGTGCGTCCCCAAGGTCTTCTCGGCACGAGGGAGACCATCCGTGTCTGA
- a CDS encoding ABC transporter ATP-binding protein has translation MSPSGPRRAQATDPGAPPTLVVRDVTVRFAGVLALDGVDLTVRPDSVHALIGPNGAGKSTLFNVLSGVCRADSGSVTLAGRELTGCAPHRIAELGVARTFQNIVLTRGTVAQNVLLGRHVLTRGGFVATALGLPGTRREQRIHLARAREIAEFVGLGRLFDIPVDLLSYGDRKRVELARALCMEPTLLLLDEPVAGMNAAERARMAATIGRVRAALGLSILLVEHDMGLIMRIADEVTVLDFGRGIATGTPREVQRDPEVIRAYLGTGIAGASPSAAEEVGR, from the coding sequence ATGAGCCCATCCGGCCCTCGACGCGCGCAGGCCACGGACCCCGGCGCGCCGCCGACCCTCGTCGTGCGCGATGTGACAGTGCGATTCGCCGGTGTGCTGGCTCTCGATGGTGTCGACCTGACGGTGCGGCCCGACAGTGTGCATGCCCTGATCGGACCGAACGGCGCCGGGAAGTCCACCTTGTTCAACGTCCTGTCCGGAGTGTGCCGAGCCGACTCCGGGTCGGTGACCCTGGCAGGCCGTGAACTCACCGGGTGCGCACCGCATCGCATCGCGGAACTCGGTGTCGCACGCACCTTCCAGAACATCGTGCTCACCAGGGGGACGGTGGCGCAGAACGTGCTGCTCGGCAGGCACGTCCTGACCCGCGGCGGTTTCGTGGCCACCGCGCTCGGTCTCCCCGGCACTCGCCGAGAACAGCGGATCCACCTGGCCAGAGCGCGTGAGATCGCCGAGTTCGTCGGCCTCGGCAGGCTGTTCGACATCCCCGTCGACCTGCTGTCCTACGGAGACCGGAAACGGGTCGAGCTGGCCAGGGCGCTGTGCATGGAGCCGACTCTGCTGCTGCTCGACGAACCGGTGGCCGGGATGAACGCCGCCGAACGGGCCCGGATGGCCGCCACGATCGGACGGGTGCGGGCCGCACTCGGCCTGTCGATCCTTCTCGTCGAGCACGACATGGGACTGATCATGCGCATCGCCGACGAGGTCACCGTGCTCGACTTCGGTCGCGGGATCGCGACGGGAACGCCGCGCGAGGTGCAGCGCGACCCCGAGGTGATCCGGGCCTATCTCGGGACCGGGATCGCCGGGGCGTCGCCGTCGGCCGCCGAGGAGGTGGGCCGATGA
- a CDS encoding ABC transporter ATP-binding protein, translated as MLRLRDVDVHYGSSGHVLHSVTVEVPPAGIVAVLGPNGAGKSTLLRAVSGTLPLHDGRLTGGGITVAGRALTGRDPAASVRAGVVQVPEGRRVFGGLTVAENLRAGTLGLRRSSRRPAVVGASADRVFDLFPALARRSTRRAGLLSGGEQQMLAIGRALMAQPRLLLLDEPSLGLAPAMVAVIGEVITAINRQGVGVLLIEQNAAMALRLASHAYVLDVGRVRLAGTSAWLSGSDEVRRLYLGAAADDVPDAAPAADERPDLRRWVP; from the coding sequence TTGTTGCGGCTGCGCGACGTCGATGTGCACTACGGAAGTTCCGGCCACGTCCTGCACTCGGTGACCGTCGAAGTCCCGCCCGCCGGGATCGTGGCCGTGCTCGGACCCAACGGGGCAGGCAAGTCCACCTTGCTGCGGGCGGTCTCGGGAACGCTGCCGCTGCATGACGGCCGCCTGACCGGCGGCGGGATCACCGTGGCCGGTCGGGCGCTGACCGGCCGGGATCCGGCGGCCTCGGTGCGGGCCGGGGTGGTGCAGGTTCCGGAGGGCCGACGGGTCTTCGGTGGACTCACCGTCGCGGAGAACCTGCGGGCGGGCACGCTCGGTCTGCGGCGGTCCTCCCGGCGCCCCGCCGTGGTCGGAGCCAGCGCGGACCGGGTGTTCGACCTCTTTCCGGCGCTGGCCCGGCGCAGTACCCGGCGGGCAGGGCTGCTCTCCGGTGGCGAACAGCAGATGCTCGCGATCGGCAGAGCCCTGATGGCCCAACCGAGACTGCTGCTGCTGGACGAGCCCTCCTTGGGACTGGCTCCCGCGATGGTCGCGGTCATCGGCGAGGTGATCACCGCGATCAACCGGCAGGGAGTCGGTGTCCTGCTGATCGAGCAGAACGCCGCCATGGCGCTGCGGCTGGCGAGTCACGCCTACGTGCTCGACGTCGGACGAGTGCGGTTGGCCGGAACCTCGGCGTGGCTGTCCGGCAGCGACGAGGTCCGCAGGCTCTATCTCGGTGCCGCCGCCGACGACGTACCCGATGCCGCTCCGGCCGCCGACGAACGACCCGACCTGCGGCGGTGGGTGCCATGA
- a CDS encoding phosphotransferase family protein, giving the protein MNSERDFDDRARSATDRQPDTGVRAEDPPGLDSELLADHLRQELPGGITGELSGRLLTGGRSNLTYEVRDEAGRRWAVRRPPLGHVLPTAHDMAREFRVINALRTTPVPVPEAMLLCRDVSVLGAPFFVMEFVDGHSALDVEGLRELGSRRTGRIGSALVTQLVTLHSVDPEQVGLGDFGRPEGFLARQLRRWRTQLDGSRSRPTDLLDALHTRLGDALPVSPAPTIVHGDYRVDNTIFGDDDRMRAILDWEMATLGDPLADLGMLLVYGRRAPLAGHAPVNAETTPGYPTEDALIEAYATTSGRDVDGLAWYVGFGFFKLAVIMEGIHYRHRLGQTAGVGFGGIGELVEPLARSGHDALRAGLR; this is encoded by the coding sequence ATGAACAGCGAGCGAGACTTCGACGACCGCGCCCGAAGCGCCACCGACCGGCAGCCCGATACCGGGGTTCGCGCCGAGGATCCGCCGGGACTGGACTCGGAGCTGCTGGCCGATCACCTGCGGCAGGAGCTCCCCGGGGGCATCACCGGCGAGTTGTCCGGCAGGCTGCTCACCGGTGGCCGGTCCAACCTGACCTACGAGGTCCGGGACGAGGCGGGCAGGCGGTGGGCGGTGCGCCGACCGCCGCTGGGACACGTCCTGCCGACCGCGCACGACATGGCCCGCGAGTTCCGGGTGATCAACGCCCTGCGAACCACCCCGGTGCCGGTGCCGGAGGCGATGCTGCTGTGCCGCGATGTCTCGGTGCTCGGCGCGCCGTTCTTCGTGATGGAGTTCGTCGACGGGCACAGCGCCTTGGATGTCGAGGGGCTCCGCGAACTCGGATCGCGGCGGACCGGCCGCATCGGCTCGGCCCTGGTGACCCAGCTGGTGACATTGCATTCGGTCGATCCCGAACAGGTGGGACTCGGCGATTTCGGCAGGCCCGAGGGTTTCCTGGCCCGGCAGCTTCGGCGCTGGCGCACGCAGCTCGACGGTTCGCGCAGCAGGCCCACCGATCTCCTCGACGCACTACACACACGGTTGGGCGATGCGCTGCCGGTCTCCCCCGCGCCGACGATCGTGCACGGCGACTACCGGGTGGACAACACGATCTTCGGCGACGACGACCGGATGCGCGCGATCCTGGACTGGGAGATGGCCACCCTGGGCGATCCGCTGGCCGATCTGGGCATGTTGTTGGTCTACGGCAGGCGCGCTCCGCTGGCGGGCCATGCACCGGTCAATGCCGAGACGACGCCCGGATATCCGACCGAGGACGCGCTGATCGAGGCGTATGCGACCACCTCGGGCCGCGATGTCGACGGACTCGCCTGGTATGTGGGCTTCGGGTTCTTCAAGCTGGCGGTAATCATGGAGGGCATCCACTATCGGCACCGACTCGGTCAGACGGCTGGCGTGGGATTCGGTGGGATCGGTGAGTTGGTCGAACCGTTGGCCCGGTCCGGCCACGACGCGCTGCGGGCGGGCCTCCGGTAG
- a CDS encoding SDR family oxidoreductase: MSPPYTLQDRIAVVTGGASGIGAALARTFASAGARAVVVVDRDGAAAEELAGSLPAAVGRAVAADVTDAPVVGDLVARLEAEIGPIDVWCSNAGIARGRGLGMASDWADSWAVHVMAHVYAADHVLPRMIARNSGRFMLTASAAGLLTNIDSAPYSVTKHGTVALAEWLSINCPADGVAVSCLAPQGVRTPMLADAGPDSATLAAGAVLEPSEVAAEVVRALVTGAFEILPHPVVAEYERRRVTDRQRWLGSMRRLRERLACVAATPQHTRWETDDLQERQ, translated from the coding sequence ATGTCGCCGCCCTACACCCTGCAGGACCGCATCGCGGTGGTCACCGGTGGTGCCTCCGGCATCGGCGCCGCGCTGGCCCGCACGTTCGCCTCGGCCGGTGCGCGGGCCGTGGTCGTCGTCGATCGAGACGGCGCGGCGGCCGAAGAACTGGCCGGGTCGCTGCCCGCAGCGGTGGGCCGGGCGGTGGCGGCCGACGTGACCGACGCACCGGTCGTCGGCGACCTCGTCGCGCGGTTGGAGGCCGAGATCGGGCCGATCGACGTGTGGTGCTCCAATGCGGGAATCGCGCGTGGTCGGGGTCTCGGAATGGCCTCGGACTGGGCCGATTCGTGGGCGGTGCACGTCATGGCCCATGTGTATGCCGCCGACCACGTCCTGCCCCGGATGATCGCCAGGAACAGCGGACGGTTCATGCTCACCGCATCGGCGGCGGGCCTGCTGACCAACATCGACTCGGCGCCCTACAGCGTCACCAAACACGGCACGGTGGCCCTGGCCGAATGGCTGTCGATCAATTGTCCGGCGGACGGGGTGGCGGTGTCCTGCCTGGCACCGCAGGGCGTGCGGACCCCGATGCTCGCCGATGCCGGACCCGATTCGGCCACGCTGGCCGCCGGGGCCGTGCTCGAGCCGTCCGAGGTCGCCGCCGAGGTCGTTCGAGCGCTGGTCACCGGCGCCTTCGAGATCCTTCCGCATCCGGTGGTCGCCGAGTACGAGCGCCGCCGAGTCACCGACCGGCAGCGGTGGCTGGGGTCGATGCGCCGACTTCGCGAGCGGTTGGCCTGCGTCGCTGCGACCCCGCAACACACCCGCTGGGAAACCGACGATCTCCAGGAGCGGCAGTGA
- a CDS encoding SDR family oxidoreductase yields the protein MARRFEGQTALVTGASRGIGLEIARRLVVEGARVCLTGRNPATLAEAVDALGGRTHAIGVAGRSDDAEHRSSAVAAAIDAFGSLEVLVNNAGTNPLHGPLLTADAAAVRKTFEVNVFAVLGWVQEAHRAWLGAHGGRVVCVSSVSGLRPAEGIGVYGASKAALIRLTEQLAVELAPNIRVNAVAPAVVKTRFAAALYEGREDAVARTYPLQRLGVPADVAGAVAFLAAPESDWITGQTLVIDGGVTLT from the coding sequence GTGGCCCGCCGCTTCGAGGGACAGACGGCGTTGGTCACCGGTGCCAGCCGGGGCATCGGGCTGGAGATCGCCCGGCGGCTGGTCGTCGAGGGCGCGCGGGTGTGCCTCACCGGCCGGAACCCGGCGACGCTGGCGGAAGCGGTGGACGCCCTGGGCGGGCGGACGCACGCGATCGGTGTCGCAGGCCGCAGCGACGACGCCGAGCATCGGTCGAGTGCGGTCGCCGCCGCCATCGACGCCTTCGGCAGCCTCGAAGTGCTGGTTAACAACGCGGGAACCAACCCGTTGCACGGCCCGCTGCTGACCGCCGATGCGGCGGCGGTGCGCAAGACCTTCGAGGTCAACGTGTTCGCCGTGCTCGGCTGGGTGCAGGAGGCGCACCGGGCCTGGCTCGGCGCGCACGGTGGGCGCGTCGTGTGCGTGTCCTCGGTGTCGGGGCTGCGCCCCGCCGAGGGCATCGGGGTGTACGGCGCGAGCAAGGCGGCGCTGATCCGTCTCACCGAGCAGCTCGCCGTCGAGTTGGCCCCGAACATCCGGGTGAACGCGGTGGCCCCTGCAGTCGTGAAGACCCGGTTCGCCGCCGCGCTGTACGAGGGGCGGGAAGACGCCGTGGCACGAACCTATCCGCTGCAACGGCTGGGGGTGCCCGCCGATGTCGCCGGTGCGGTGGCGTTCCTGGCCGCGCCGGAGTCCGACTGGATCACCGGACAGACACTGGTGATCGACGGCGGCGTCACCCTGACCTGA
- a CDS encoding acyl-CoA dehydrogenase family protein: MDFAPDPRTEELRRSLLDFMAEFVYPAEETLEAEPVVSWSRPPVLQTLQAEARRRGLWNLFLPGEHGAGLTNLQYAPLAEITGRSPRLAPEALNCAAPDTGNMEILAVAGDDEQRLRWLAPLLAGEIRSAFAMTEPDVASSDATNIATSIVRRGTNWVINGRKWFVSGAKDPACRILIVMGRTAEDGPIRERQSMILVPVDTPGVQIGRGMSQFGYADDDHGGHAEITFTDVEVPARNLLGAPGSGFAIAQARLGPGRIHHCMRLLGMAERALDLVRERAASRVAFGRPLAEQGVVQEWAAESRVRIEQARLLVLKAAWLMDTEGNRAAHTEIQAIKIAVPRAVEWILDKAVQLHGAAGVSQDLPLARFWAIARSLRLADGPDEVHLRSLGRRELKPR, translated from the coding sequence GTGGACTTCGCCCCCGATCCCCGAACCGAGGAACTCCGCCGGTCGCTGCTGGACTTCATGGCCGAGTTCGTCTACCCGGCCGAGGAGACCTTGGAGGCGGAACCGGTGGTCTCCTGGTCTCGGCCGCCGGTCCTGCAGACGCTGCAGGCCGAGGCTCGCAGGCGCGGTCTGTGGAACCTCTTCCTGCCCGGGGAACACGGGGCGGGGCTGACCAATCTGCAATACGCGCCGCTGGCCGAGATCACCGGCCGCAGCCCGCGGTTGGCGCCCGAGGCGCTGAACTGCGCCGCGCCCGACACCGGCAACATGGAGATCCTCGCGGTCGCGGGCGATGACGAGCAACGCCTACGCTGGCTGGCTCCGCTGTTGGCGGGCGAGATCCGTTCGGCCTTCGCGATGACCGAACCCGACGTGGCCTCCTCCGACGCCACCAACATCGCGACCAGCATCGTCCGTCGAGGGACGAACTGGGTGATCAACGGGCGGAAGTGGTTCGTCTCCGGCGCCAAGGATCCCGCGTGTCGCATTCTGATCGTGATGGGCCGTACGGCCGAAGACGGTCCGATCCGGGAACGGCAGAGCATGATCCTGGTCCCCGTCGACACCCCGGGTGTGCAGATCGGTCGGGGCATGAGCCAGTTCGGCTACGCCGACGACGATCACGGCGGGCACGCAGAGATCACCTTCACCGACGTCGAGGTCCCGGCGCGGAACCTGCTGGGTGCACCGGGATCGGGCTTCGCCATCGCCCAGGCCCGGCTCGGCCCCGGACGGATCCATCACTGCATGCGGCTGCTCGGAATGGCCGAACGCGCCCTGGACCTGGTCCGGGAACGCGCGGCGAGTCGCGTCGCCTTCGGCAGGCCGCTCGCCGAGCAGGGCGTGGTGCAGGAGTGGGCCGCCGAGTCTCGGGTCCGTATCGAACAGGCCCGGCTGCTGGTGCTCAAGGCGGCGTGGTTGATGGACACCGAGGGCAATCGGGCCGCGCACACCGAGATCCAGGCCATCAAGATCGCCGTGCCCCGCGCGGTCGAATGGATCCTCGACAAGGCCGTGCAACTGCACGGTGCCGCCGGGGTGAGCCAGGACCTTCCGCTGGCCCGCTTCTGGGCGATCGCCCGGTCGCTGCGACTGGCCGACGGTCCGGACGAGGTCCACCTGCGTTCCCTGGGCCGCAGAGAGCTCAAGCCACGATAA
- a CDS encoding metallophosphoesterase family protein, which translates to MTAPTEGRLVATSDLHIGHQDNRRIVEDIRPEHPDDWLIVAGDVADRVEDIDWTLRLLKDHFTEVIWVPGNHELWTPGNDPVELRGVRRYEHLVQVCRGLGVHTPEDPYPVWRGAGGPVTVAPLFLLYDYTFRPEGTLTRETALAKAYEAGVVCTDEYLLHPDPYPTLDAWGRARVEETERRLEALPADTSTVLINHWPMTRDPTRILRYPEFALWCGTESTADWHVRFNAAAVVYGHLHIPRTTFQNGVRFEEVSLGYPREWKPRGLPRGVLRTILPG; encoded by the coding sequence ATGACCGCCCCCACGGAGGGTCGTCTGGTGGCGACCAGCGATCTGCACATCGGACACCAGGACAATCGACGCATCGTCGAGGACATCCGGCCGGAGCATCCGGACGACTGGCTGATCGTGGCTGGCGATGTCGCCGACCGCGTCGAGGACATCGACTGGACCCTGCGGCTGCTGAAGGATCACTTCACCGAGGTGATCTGGGTGCCCGGCAACCACGAGCTCTGGACACCGGGCAACGATCCGGTGGAGCTGCGCGGTGTGCGGCGCTACGAGCATCTGGTGCAGGTGTGTCGGGGGCTGGGTGTGCACACCCCGGAGGATCCGTATCCGGTGTGGCGGGGCGCGGGCGGACCGGTGACCGTGGCGCCACTCTTCCTGCTGTACGACTACACGTTCCGGCCGGAGGGCACCCTGACCAGGGAGACCGCGCTGGCGAAGGCGTACGAGGCAGGCGTGGTCTGCACGGACGAGTACCTGCTGCATCCCGACCCGTATCCGACGCTCGACGCCTGGGGGCGGGCCAGGGTCGAGGAGACCGAGAGACGACTCGAGGCCTTGCCCGCCGACACGTCGACCGTGCTGATCAATCACTGGCCGATGACCAGGGATCCCACGCGCATCCTGCGGTATCCCGAGTTCGCGCTGTGGTGTGGCACCGAGTCGACCGCCGACTGGCATGTTCGGTTCAACGCGGCGGCGGTCGTCTACGGGCACCTGCATATCCCGCGCACGACCTTCCAGAACGGGGTGCGCTTCGAGGAGGTCTCGCTCGGCTATCCCCGGGAATGGAAGCCCAGGGGTCTGCCGCGGGGCGTGTTGCGCACCATCCTGCCCGGTTAG
- a CDS encoding TraR/DksA family transcriptional regulator, translating into MTAGDPHRAQQEFAPLLAAERATLLGLVDSLLAQRDSIAESSALSSGDDEHDPEGATLAYERAQVLSLLAETRRELDDLDRATERLASGTYGHCLRCGRLIPGERLTARPAATTCVGCADRIRR; encoded by the coding sequence ATGACCGCAGGCGACCCGCACCGCGCGCAGCAGGAGTTCGCACCCCTGCTGGCTGCCGAGCGGGCGACGCTGCTCGGACTGGTCGACTCCCTGCTGGCCCAACGCGACTCGATCGCCGAGTCCTCGGCGCTGTCCAGTGGCGACGACGAGCACGACCCCGAGGGCGCGACGCTGGCCTACGAGCGGGCCCAGGTGCTCTCCCTGCTGGCCGAGACCCGGCGTGAACTCGACGATCTGGACCGCGCCACCGAACGACTCGCCTCGGGAACCTACGGCCACTGTCTGCGCTGCGGTCGGCTGATCCCCGGCGAGCGTCTCACCGCCCGTCCCGCCGCCACCACCTGCGTCGGCTGCGCCGACCGCATTCGACGGTGA